In Monomorium pharaonis isolate MP-MQ-018 unplaced genomic scaffold, ASM1337386v2 scaffold_470, whole genome shotgun sequence, one genomic interval encodes:
- the LOC105841159 gene encoding odorant receptor 2a gives MSQRINSYYGRRPIEYRASVDNCIMLWNDDITYAMTPFKLLTLPLGVWPLQKYNTFSLFRSIASGISMTVMTIILFLEINFGSGDAYVKLDALMLMSCTVLCALKVLSFRLYADNMIRNFSSAVKDYLAIDNERTRTIMRRHAFMGRMICYSIIFSTYAASVIFFLLPIIADDGEDIQINVTIKNQGAELPVPITFLGDLHIPTILYFTINTMQLFMLIFIGTGNCGSDSLFLGITVHLCGQMELLKVEFFKYGMKSGNLNKDFSVLASRHSYLIEHAKFLTEVISSVLLVQVFSSCLIISLIGFQLIIALKAHDAVMIIKSVTVLSSLLLQLFLYSFVGDYLKCQMEEIADSIYGCKWHSLQTKLMRNVVFVTMRSQRPVQLFAGKFLVVNLKTYMTILKSSLSYLSVLRVMMDA, from the exons ATGTCGCAGAGGATCAATTCATATTATGGACGAAGACCAATTGAGTATCGTGCAAGCGTGGACAATTGCATAATGTTATGGAACGACGATATCACATATGCCATGACTCCCTTCAAACTCTTGACTCTGCCATTAGGCGTTTGGcctttgcaaaaatataacacattttctttattccgATCTATTGCGAGCGGTATAAGTATG ACCGTCATGACGATCATATTGTTCCTCGAAATCAATTTTGGTAGCGGCGATGCTTATGTGAAACTCGATGCTCTTATGCTTATGTCCTGCACTGTTCTTTGTGCACTAAAGGTATTGTCATTCCGCTTATATGCCGACAATATGATTCGCAATTTCTCTTCTGCCGTGAAAGATTACCTCGCGATCGACAACGAGAGGACGCGCACCATCATGCGACGGCACGCATTCATGGGAAGAATGATTTGCTACAGTATTATATTCAGTACTTATGCCGcgtcagtaattttttttctgctaCCTATAATAGCAGATGACGGTGAGGATATCcaaattaatgtaacaatCAAGAATCAAGGCGCGGAATTACCTGTGCCCATAACATTTCTAGGGGACCTCCACATTCCTACGATTTTGTACTTCACGATCAATACGATGCAATTATTCATGTTGATATTTATTGGTACTGGCAATTGTG GCAGTGATTCACTTTTTCTTGGTATCACTGTCCATCTATGCGGTCAAATGGAACTTCTAAAAGttgagttttttaaatatggcATGAAAAGCGGAAACTTAAATAAGGATTTTTCAGTATTGGCATCAAGACACTCTTATCTAATAGAGCATGCAAAATTTCTAACAGAAGTAATAAGTTCCGTTTTGCTTGTGCAAGTTTTTAGCAGTTGtcttattattagtttaatag gtTTCCAACTTATCATAGCATTGAAAGCGCATGACGCagtaatgattattaaatccGTAACAGTGTTGAGCAGTttgttattacaattattcttATACAGTTTTGTGGGCGATTATCTGAAGTGTCAAATGGAAGAAATCGCGGATTCGATTTACGGCTGCAAATGGCATTCATTACAAACAAAATTGATGAGGAATGTTGTGTTCGTCACCATGCGGTCGCAACGACCAGTTCAGTTGTTTGCTGGCAAATTTCTTGTTGTAAATCTCAAAACATATAtgacaatattaaaaagttcgCTCTCGTATTTGTCTGTCCTACGAGTGATGATGGATGCGTAG
- the LOC105833558 gene encoding LOW QUALITY PROTEIN: telomere length and silencing protein 1 homolog (The sequence of the model RefSeq protein was modified relative to this genomic sequence to represent the inferred CDS: inserted 4 bases in 3 codons; deleted 1 base in 1 codon; substituted 3 bases at 3 genomic stop codons) encodes MGCGDNETHNIXFKKKKKTKLLRKREXFSNDNDSEGEKMSKENVEETKIIQKLRERPAGVDXVGLALGESVVFNVLMSDPFNMKIGEXNMVVLKNTKHKPSDAYNTAIEMQFNMETNKDDENEEMVKYTEEXLLKRKSKNNNDAANNTNNDKGSYCSPEEAVLHAVLEHLRQSSTNCNEEVLSNQMLSDIPEVDLGINAKIWNIEATEQAKLKLLWDRHRKKDGSSQFVPTNMAVNFVQHNRVNIEDSDFQKSQQESGNKKKYTTKEDIRGKRKDNGEKVTDDYHYEIFKEXFRRF; translated from the exons atGGGGTGCGGAGACAACGAAACGCATAATATCtagtttaaaaagaagaagaagacgaaaCTTTTAAGGAAACGCG GCTTCTCGAATGACAATGACAGCGAGGGAGAGAAAATGTCCAA GGAGAACGTCGAAGAAACAAAGATTATTCAGAAACTCCGCGAGAGACCGGCTGGCGTCG ATGTTGGTTTGGCGCTCGGAGAAAGCGTTGTATTCAATGTGTTGATG tcgGATCCCTTTAATATGAAAATCGGAGA AAATATGGTTGTGCTGAAGAATACAAAACATAAGCCGAGCGATGCCTACAACACTGCCATTGAAATGCAATTTAACATGGAGACCAATAAAGACGATGAGAATGAAGAAAT GGTCAAGTATACAGAAGAATAATTGTTGAAGCgcaagagtaaaaataataatgatgcaGCGAATAATACGAATAATGATAAGGGATCATATTGCTCACCAGAGGAAGCAGTGTTGCACGCAGTACTGGAACATTTGAGGCAAAGCTCGACCAATTGTAACGAGGAAGTGCTTTCGAATCAAATGTTATCTGATATTCCAGAAGTCGATCTTGGCATAAA tGCCAAAATTTGGAATATTGAAGCTACAGAACAGGCAAAATTAAAACTTCTTTGGGACaggcacagaaaaaaagatggGTCCTCACAGTTTGTTCCTACAAATATGGCTGTGAATTTCGTACAACACAACAGAG tcAACATAGAAGACTCAGATTTTCAAAAGTCGCAGCAGGAATCTGGCAACAAG AAGAAATACACTACCAAAGAAGACATTCGAGGAAAACGAAAAGATAATGGAGAGAAGGTGACGGACGATTATCATTATGAGATATTTAAAGAGTAATTCAGACGATTTTGA